In Arthrobacter sp. MN05-02, the genomic stretch TCCTGGGACGTCGCGCACGTCACCGCGACCCTCGATGCGCTCAGAGCACGGGCCGCACACTGGACCCTGATCTCCTCCTGCTCCGTCTACGCCTCGCACGACGTCCCCGGTGCGGACGAGTCCGCGGCGCTGGTCGAACCGGGCGAGGGAAGCGAGGACGACTACGCGCAGGCGAAGGTGCTCTGCGAGCGGGCGTCGACGGCGGGTATCGGTGACCGCCTGCTGATCGTCCGCGCCGGGTTGATCGCCGGACCCGGGGACGGGAGCGACCGCTTCGGCTACTGGGTCTCACGGTGCGCCCTCGCCCAGGACGGCGACGTGCTGGTGCCGACCCTCTCCGGCCGGTACGTGCAGGTCATCGACGTTCGTGACCTCGCCGCGTGGACCATCAGGGCCGGTCGGGCCGGCGCCACGGGTGCGATCAACGCCGTGGGTGACGCGCACACCTTCGAGGAGGTGCTCGCCCAGGCGCGCTCGGTCTCCGGTCACACCGGTGCCGTCGTCGAAGCGGCACCGGAATGGCTGGTGCAGCAGGGCGTCGCGTACTGGGCGGGCCCGCGGTCCCTTCCGCTCTGGCTCCCCGAGGACCTCGGCGGATTCAGCCGCCGCAGCAACGCTGCCTTCCAGGCCACGGGCGGCGTCCTGCGGACCCTCCGGGAGATCCTCACGGACACGCTCGACGACGAACGTGGACGTGGGCTCGGGCGCGCGCGCCGGTCCGGGTTGACCCGGGCGGAGGAGAGCGGTCTGCTCGCCCGGCTCGGGGGCAGGACATCGGACAGCTGACCCGGCACCCGCGATCGGTCCGGAGGGGCGGGACCTCGACCAGCAGGACCGCCAGGGCGGCAGCCCTGTGCGCGATGCAGCTCGCCGCTACGTCCTGCACGGTCGAAGCGCTCCCCTGTACGGCGATCGCAGCGCTTTCGGGACTGTCCATCAGCATCGAGGGTGGGCCTGCGGCTGTCACGGAGGAACTCCGACTGACGGCGTGCACCGAGGACGGCTGCACCACCACCGAGGTGGTGCCGGCCCCCGGCTCGTCGGTGACTGCGGAGACATGCAGTCCCGATGCGAACTCGTGCAGCGCATCCTCGACGCCGGACGGCACGCTCCAGGGATTCGCCGACCTCGACCTGCCCGAGCAGGAGGTCCGCGTCGACGTGGTCCTCCGGGGGACGGACGGGTCCACGGATCGCCATACGGCCACCGTCCTCCCGACCAGGGTGTACCCGAACGGCGAGCAGTGCGGCGGCGACGCCGTGCAGGGTCACCTGGTGCTCGACGACGCCGGGCTCCGTCCCGGCCCGTGACCGCCCGTCGGACCCGCCCGGGGAACGGCGCCGGTGCGGGTTCCGTTGAACCGGGTACACCCTCCATGGAAGGCTCTCCCCCTGCGCATCCTCCTGACCGGTATCGACGGGTCCGGCAAGAGCACGGCCGCCCGCCACCTCACCCACGCCATCACCTCCCGGGGAGGACGCGCCGTGCTGCTCAGGACCCCGGCCGGGCGCCGGACGATGGCGGCGTGGTGGTCGCGGCTGGGCCGGGCGCCGGGACCGCGTCTGCAGGACACGCTGGAGACCGTGGCCCGCGTGGCCAATGCCCTCTCCCACGAAGTGCGACTCCTCCGCTTCGACGGCGTCGTCGTGCTCGATCGCGGGCTCGCCTGCCAGCTCGCGCTGCGCGAGGCACGCGGCCTTCCGCGCGGGGTGCTCCTGCCGTGGCTCCAGCGGGTCCTCCCCGCACCCGACGTCGTCGCGCATCTCGACCTGCCCGTCGACGTCGCGCTGCGTCGCGTCGCGGCACGCGGCACCGACGTGGAGACACGCGCGGGGCTCACGGCACTGCAGGCCGGCTACCGGACGCTGCCCGAGTTCGGCTCCTTCACGCTCCTCGATGCCGACCGACCGGCACGGGACGTCCTCGACGACCTGCTGGCCCTCGTCCACCGGGAGACATCCGGGGCCAGGACCTGAGACCCGGTTCTGGTGCAGGACGGCGGGGCTACAGGGCCGTGATCGTCCAGCCCGTCGCGTGCATCTCCCCGGGCTGGAGGACGACGAGGTCCTCGCCCGAATTGAAGGCGTCGGGCGGGCAGGTCATCGGTTCGACGGCGAGGCCGAGTCGCGTGTTCTCCGGCTTCTTCGGGAGGTCCGCAGTGTGGATCTGCACCCAGGGGCAGCTCTGGTCCCACACCATGGCCGCGCCGGTGCCGGACGCCGGGTCGGTGACCCGGACCGTGGCCCGGCCGGCACCGTCCCGTGCGAGGCCGGTGAAAGCGTGGTCGATCCGGACGTCCCCGAGGACGCGTGCGGAACGGAAGTCGAAGGGCGTGCCGTCCACGGCTTCCCTGCCGATCGGCAGGAGGCGGTCGGGCGTGACGGCCAGGACCGTCGAG encodes the following:
- a CDS encoding reductase; the encoded protein is MPSARASRRLGAMRRVLILGGTAWLGRELATQLVRGGDHVTCLARGTAGPPPPGVAFVAADRTDPAAYDAVRGSDWDEVVEISWDVAHVTATLDALRARAAHWTLISSCSVYASHDVPGADESAALVEPGEGSEDDYAQAKVLCERASTAGIGDRLLIVRAGLIAGPGDGSDRFGYWVSRCALAQDGDVLVPTLSGRYVQVIDVRDLAAWTIRAGRAGATGAINAVGDAHTFEEVLAQARSVSGHTGAVVEAAPEWLVQQGVAYWAGPRSLPLWLPEDLGGFSRRSNAAFQATGGVLRTLREILTDTLDDERGRGLGRARRSGLTRAEESGLLARLGGRTSDS
- a CDS encoding thymidylate kinase; protein product: MRVPLNRVHPPWKALPLRILLTGIDGSGKSTAARHLTHAITSRGGRAVLLRTPAGRRTMAAWWSRLGRAPGPRLQDTLETVARVANALSHEVRLLRFDGVVVLDRGLACQLALREARGLPRGVLLPWLQRVLPAPDVVAHLDLPVDVALRRVAARGTDVETRAGLTALQAGYRTLPEFGSFTLLDADRPARDVLDDLLALVHRETSGART